In Acidobacteriota bacterium, one genomic interval encodes:
- a CDS encoding dTDP-4-dehydrorhamnose 3,5-epimerase family protein: MIQGVKVVPLRQIVDERGKIMHMLKATDEHFLGFGEIYFSTAWPGTIKAWHIHRSMTVNNAVISGRAKLVMYDLREDSPTRGELQEVFFGEDNYVLVQIPPGIANGYKAYGDRQVIMANAATEPHDPDEMERLDPFTDRIPYDWALRHG; the protein is encoded by the coding sequence ATGATTCAGGGCGTCAAGGTGGTTCCGCTTCGTCAGATCGTCGACGAGCGGGGCAAGATCATGCACATGCTGAAGGCCACGGACGAGCATTTCCTCGGCTTCGGGGAGATCTACTTCTCGACCGCCTGGCCGGGAACGATCAAGGCCTGGCACATCCACCGGTCGATGACCGTCAACAACGCGGTGATCAGCGGCCGGGCCAAGCTCGTGATGTACGACCTGCGTGAGGACTCGCCGACCCGCGGCGAACTCCAGGAGGTTTTCTTCGGCGAGGACAACTACGTCCTGGTCCAGATTCCGCCGGGGATCGCCAACGGCTACAAGGCGTACGGCGACAGGCAGGTGATCATGGCGAACGCCGCCACCGAGCCGCACGACCCGGACGAGATGGAGCGCCTCGATCCCTTCACGGACCGGATCCCCTACGACTGGGCGCTCCGGCACGGCTGA
- a CDS encoding FAD-dependent oxidoreductase: protein MRPETGREREPGRQGAAELPRRASVIVIGGGVIGCSVAYHLARSGCSDVLLLERRQITSGTTWHAAGLLGQLRQSVTMTNLARYTSELYARLEQETGQSTGYRRCGSFSVTADPERFEELRRAASLAKVLGLPVNVVTAKTIGERVPLLETSDLLGGLHIPGDGYANPTDVTLALAAGARAAGARIVEQVPVTAVRTVGGRVVGVATEQGDIDADCVVLCAGMWTRELAASIGVNVPLHACEHYYVRFDSVEGLDADLPVMRDYDAISYFRYDAGKLIVGVFEPNARPWGMDGIPEDFCFDEIAANREHFEPLLRGARERMPALQSAEVLQLFCGPESFTPDVRYHLGPAPECENCFVAAGLNSIGIQSAGGIGQVVSEWILEGHPPADLWEVDVRRSMPFQGNRKYLQERVSESLGLLYAMHYPYRQFETARGVRRSPLYDRLEAAGACHGELAGWERPNWYAPEGVPARYEYSYGRQNWFEYSAAEHRAVRENVGLFDQSSFAKFRLEGRDAAGVLNRVCANDVDVRPGRIVYTQWLNERGGIEADLTVTRLAEDSFLIVTATTSETRDFHWLKGHIPSDAHCVLTNVTSAMGVISLMGPASRALLQSLTPANLANEAFPFATSREIELGYGLVRASRITYVGELGWELYVPTEFMAGVYDEIAAAGEAFGLVHAGYHALDSLRIEKAYRHWGHDITDQDSPLEAGLGFAVEFDKAGGFIGREALLRQKENGVPKRLIQFRLRDPQPLLYHNEPIWLGDEIAGYVTSGNYGHSLGAAVGLGYVPMSLLPDFPELPSRFEIEVAGVRVPTEASLRPMYDPGNSRVRS, encoded by the coding sequence ATGCGCCCGGAGACCGGACGAGAGCGAGAACCAGGGCGCCAAGGCGCGGCGGAGTTGCCGCGCCGCGCGAGCGTGATCGTGATCGGCGGCGGCGTGATCGGTTGCTCGGTCGCCTACCACCTCGCACGCTCGGGGTGCTCAGATGTCCTGCTGCTCGAGCGCCGGCAGATCACTTCCGGCACGACCTGGCATGCCGCCGGCCTGCTCGGCCAGTTGCGGCAGTCGGTCACGATGACGAATCTCGCCCGCTACACGAGCGAGCTCTACGCTCGCCTCGAGCAGGAAACCGGACAGTCGACGGGCTATCGCCGCTGCGGTTCCTTCTCGGTCACCGCGGACCCCGAGCGGTTCGAGGAACTCAGGCGTGCGGCTTCACTGGCGAAGGTGCTCGGGCTGCCGGTCAATGTGGTGACGGCGAAGACGATCGGGGAGCGGGTGCCGCTGCTCGAGACGTCCGACCTGCTCGGCGGACTGCACATTCCGGGCGACGGCTATGCGAACCCGACGGACGTCACCCTGGCGCTGGCCGCGGGCGCCCGCGCCGCCGGCGCCCGGATCGTCGAGCAGGTGCCGGTGACCGCCGTTCGCACCGTCGGGGGACGTGTCGTGGGCGTGGCCACGGAGCAGGGGGACATCGATGCCGACTGCGTCGTCCTCTGCGCCGGCATGTGGACCCGGGAGTTGGCCGCGTCGATCGGCGTCAACGTTCCGCTCCATGCGTGCGAGCACTACTACGTCCGGTTCGACTCCGTCGAGGGGCTTGACGCGGACCTGCCCGTTATGCGGGACTATGACGCCATCTCGTACTTCCGGTACGACGCGGGCAAGCTGATCGTCGGCGTCTTCGAGCCGAACGCGCGGCCCTGGGGCATGGACGGCATTCCCGAGGACTTCTGCTTCGACGAGATCGCCGCCAACCGCGAGCACTTTGAGCCGTTGCTCCGCGGCGCCAGGGAGCGGATGCCGGCACTCCAGTCGGCCGAGGTCCTGCAGCTCTTCTGCGGCCCGGAGAGCTTCACGCCGGACGTCCGCTACCACCTCGGTCCGGCGCCAGAGTGCGAGAACTGCTTCGTCGCGGCCGGCCTGAACTCGATCGGGATCCAGTCCGCGGGCGGGATCGGCCAGGTCGTCTCCGAGTGGATTCTCGAAGGGCATCCGCCGGCCGATCTCTGGGAAGTCGACGTGCGCCGCAGCATGCCCTTCCAGGGCAACCGCAAGTACCTGCAGGAGCGGGTCTCCGAGAGTCTGGGTCTCCTCTACGCCATGCACTACCCCTATCGCCAGTTCGAGACGGCGAGGGGCGTGCGCCGGTCACCGCTGTACGACCGTCTGGAGGCCGCCGGCGCCTGTCACGGTGAACTCGCCGGCTGGGAGCGACCGAACTGGTACGCGCCGGAGGGCGTACCGGCCCGCTATGAGTACAGCTACGGGCGCCAGAACTGGTTCGAGTACTCGGCCGCCGAACATCGGGCCGTGCGCGAGAACGTGGGACTGTTCGACCAGTCGTCGTTCGCGAAGTTCCGTCTGGAAGGCCGGGATGCGGCGGGAGTACTCAACCGGGTCTGCGCCAACGACGTCGACGTGCGTCCCGGCCGCATCGTCTACACCCAGTGGCTCAACGAGCGGGGCGGCATCGAGGCGGATCTCACGGTGACGCGGCTCGCGGAAGACAGTTTCCTCATCGTCACCGCCACCACCTCGGAAACGCGTGACTTTCACTGGCTCAAGGGCCACATTCCGAGCGACGCGCACTGTGTGCTGACGAACGTGACCTCGGCGATGGGCGTGATCTCCCTGATGGGCCCGGCTTCCCGCGCGCTGCTGCAGTCCCTCACGCCGGCCAACCTGGCCAACGAAGCGTTCCCGTTCGCGACCAGCCGCGAGATCGAACTGGGCTACGGCCTGGTGCGGGCGTCGCGCATCACCTATGTCGGCGAACTCGGTTGGGAGCTCTACGTTCCCACGGAGTTCATGGCCGGCGTCTACGACGAGATCGCGGCTGCCGGCGAGGCCTTCGGTCTCGTCCATGCTGGCTACCACGCCCTGGACTCGCTGCGCATCGAGAAGGCCTACCGCCACTGGGGCCACGACATCACCGATCAGGACTCGCCGCTCGAAGCCGGCCTTGGGTTCGCCGTCGAGTTCGACAAGGCCGGCGGCTTCATCGGCCGCGAGGCGCTGCTCAGGCAGAAGGAGAACGGCGTCCCGAAGCGCCTGATCCAGTTCAGGCTCCGGGATCCGCAGCCGTTGCTCTACCACAACGAACCGATCTGGCTGGGCGACGAAATCGCCGGCTACGTCACCTCCGGGAACTACGGCCACAGCCTGGGAGCGGCCGTCGGCCTCGGCTACGTCCCCATGTCGCTGTTGCCGGACTTCCCCGAACTGCCCAGTCGCTTCGAGATCGAGGTCGCCGGCGTCCGCGTCCCCACCGAGGCCTCCCTCCGACCCATGTACGACCCTGGCAACAGCCGCGTTCGGAGCTGA
- a CDS encoding SDR family oxidoreductase — translation MSSAFVRRPVLVTGHRGYLGSVMAPYLIEHGYDVVGLDTGYFDEGTISGDPLPIPSIRKDIRDLEPADLRAFYAVIHLAALSNDPIGNLDETWTEEINHRSSVRLAELAREAEVRRFLFSSSCIMYGQSSTETVDETSPLDPRTLYARSKVRSEEAIRQLASDGFSPTFLRNGTVYGLSPRMRFDTVLNDLTGAAFANRRVVVFGDGKPWRPVVHVEDVAAAFGRVLEAPLSVVHNEAFNTGGDHLNHRVIELAEIAADLVSGCEIEVRGEPGADQRTYRASFEKFARAFPDFEFRDAAAGAKRLIADYRDIGLDAGLYGDPRFVRLRWLERLLGSGRLDGSLRWKASGEETEREEKG, via the coding sequence ATGAGTTCCGCCTTCGTTCGACGCCCGGTCCTGGTCACCGGCCACCGCGGTTACCTCGGCTCGGTCATGGCGCCGTATCTGATCGAGCACGGCTACGACGTCGTCGGGCTCGATACCGGCTACTTCGACGAAGGCACGATCTCCGGCGACCCGCTGCCGATTCCGTCCATCCGCAAGGACATCCGGGACCTGGAGCCGGCCGACCTGCGCGCCTTCTACGCAGTCATCCATCTCGCTGCGCTCTCGAACGACCCGATCGGCAACCTGGACGAGACCTGGACGGAGGAGATCAACCATCGTTCTTCCGTGCGTCTGGCGGAACTCGCGCGGGAGGCCGAGGTGCGTCGCTTCCTGTTCTCGTCGTCCTGCATCATGTACGGCCAGTCCAGCACGGAAACGGTGGACGAAACTTCGCCGCTCGACCCGCGGACCCTCTACGCGCGTTCCAAGGTCCGGAGCGAGGAGGCGATCCGGCAACTCGCGAGCGACGGTTTCTCGCCGACGTTCCTGCGCAACGGCACGGTCTACGGGCTGTCGCCCCGGATGCGATTCGACACGGTCCTGAACGATCTGACGGGGGCCGCCTTCGCCAACAGGCGGGTCGTCGTCTTCGGCGACGGCAAGCCGTGGCGGCCGGTCGTCCACGTCGAGGACGTGGCGGCGGCATTCGGCCGGGTGCTTGAAGCGCCGCTCTCGGTCGTTCACAACGAGGCCTTCAACACCGGGGGCGACCATCTGAACCACCGGGTGATCGAACTCGCCGAGATCGCTGCGGACCTGGTGTCCGGCTGCGAAATCGAAGTCCGCGGCGAGCCGGGCGCGGACCAGCGCACCTATCGGGCCTCGTTCGAGAAGTTCGCTCGCGCCTTCCCCGACTTCGAGTTCCGGGACGCGGCCGCCGGCGCGAAGCGGTTGATCGCGGACTACCGCGACATCGGCCTCGATGCGGGGCTCTACGGCGACCCGCGCTTCGTTCGCCTGCGCTGGCTCGAGCGGCTGCTCGGCTCGGGACGGCTGGACGGCTCTCTGCGCTGGAAGGCCAGCGGTGAAGAGACAGAACGGGAGGAGAAAGGATGA
- a CDS encoding HAD-IIIA family hydrolase: protein MRAKPTQAVILAGGRGTRLAPLTDTLPKALIPFHGKPFLGHVVDMLREQGFERVLLLLGYRAEAMIDHFGDGSAYGVEISHRVTAPDDLTAHRVKDAADQLEDRFLLLYCDNYWPMQFDRMWRAYVDSGAAAQITVYGNRDGYTRDSVIVGEDGFVTVFDRGRTTPGLSGVEISYAILEKSAVLPLLPDRQELFEEAVYPALTARGQLHAYWSEHRYYSVGGHERLPLTEAFFARTPTIILDRDGVLNVRPPRAEYVCRPEEFRWLPGAREALTAFNRAGWRVLVVSNQPGIARGRMTEDDLAAVHRRLCGEAEEAGGRIDRIYYCPHGWDEGCDCRKPAPGMLFMAQRDHHLDLTRTTFLGDDERDGQAADAAGCPFGLVTGSEPLLAHAERLLGLQAAGRTAVAG, encoded by the coding sequence ATGCGGGCTAAACCTACCCAGGCCGTGATCCTGGCCGGTGGCCGGGGCACCCGCCTGGCACCGCTGACGGACACTCTGCCGAAGGCGTTGATTCCGTTCCACGGCAAGCCCTTCCTCGGCCACGTCGTCGACATGCTGCGCGAGCAGGGCTTCGAGCGCGTCCTGCTGCTGCTCGGCTACCGCGCGGAGGCGATGATCGACCACTTCGGCGACGGCTCGGCCTACGGTGTCGAGATCAGCCACCGGGTGACGGCTCCGGATGACCTGACGGCACACCGGGTCAAGGACGCCGCCGATCAGCTCGAGGACCGGTTCCTGCTCCTCTACTGCGACAACTACTGGCCGATGCAGTTCGACCGGATGTGGCGCGCCTACGTCGATTCCGGGGCGGCGGCCCAGATCACCGTCTACGGGAACCGGGACGGCTACACCCGGGACAGCGTGATCGTCGGGGAGGACGGCTTCGTCACCGTCTTCGACCGCGGCCGGACGACGCCCGGGCTCAGCGGCGTCGAGATCAGCTACGCGATCCTCGAGAAGTCGGCGGTGCTGCCGCTCCTGCCGGACCGCCAGGAGCTGTTCGAGGAAGCGGTCTACCCGGCGCTGACCGCGCGCGGCCAGCTTCACGCCTACTGGAGCGAGCACCGCTACTACAGCGTCGGCGGTCACGAGCGGTTGCCGCTGACCGAGGCGTTCTTCGCCCGCACGCCGACGATCATCCTCGATCGCGACGGCGTGCTGAACGTGCGCCCGCCGAGGGCCGAGTACGTCTGCAGGCCGGAGGAGTTCCGCTGGCTGCCGGGGGCGCGCGAGGCGCTCACCGCCTTCAACCGGGCCGGCTGGCGGGTGCTGGTCGTGTCGAACCAGCCGGGAATCGCGCGGGGGCGAATGACCGAGGACGATCTGGCCGCGGTCCATCGGCGTCTTTGCGGCGAAGCGGAGGAGGCGGGCGGACGCATCGACCGCATCTACTACTGCCCGCACGGCTGGGACGAAGGTTGCGACTGTCGCAAACCGGCGCCGGGGATGCTCTTCATGGCGCAGCGGGACCATCACCTCGACCTCACCCGGACGACGTTTCTGGGCGACGACGAGCGCGACGGGCAGGCGGCCGATGCCGCGGGCTGCCCGTTCGGCCTGGTCACCGGGAGCGAACCGCTGCTCGCGCACGCCGAGCGGCTGCTGGGCCTTCAGGCGGCCGGCAGAACGGCGGTGGCGGGATGA
- a CDS encoding NAD(P)/FAD-dependent oxidoreductase, translating into MTPTVAPNLASATASRRQFVVGVSSLFAGKAVLASAAAAASTRRRSAVRGHDVDVVVVGGGFAGVAAARDSMKNGYSTLLLEARDRLGGRTWTADFDGDQVELGGTWIHHTQPFVWAEKERYGLEIEETPGAVADTGYLIADGERIRLTEARYVETYEAWRLYHAEARWIVPRAWDILHNRDAALAADRLSATDHIERLELSSLQRSYLRAVIAIMANGQPETMSYLELMRWHLAGGGFLPTVEDSVARFKLKRGTRSLLQAMVADAGFEARLETPVESIRDRGDGAVVVTGAGEEIQCRAVICCLPMNTIADVAFDPPLAAGVVEAGRQRHAGAGFKLLLKAEGDVGNVATYAIGEPIDFVMTYKQAANYTLLVAFGKDPADLDVNDGDAVQRALRAHVPRAELIGSMSHDWNGDPYSRGTWAVYRPGWVTRHYDEFQRDRGRILFGSGDHGEGWRGFIDGAIGGGIRAAQRAKSLLG; encoded by the coding sequence ATGACTCCAACCGTGGCGCCGAACTTGGCAAGCGCAACCGCCAGTCGCCGGCAGTTCGTCGTCGGGGTGTCATCGCTGTTCGCGGGGAAGGCAGTCCTGGCAAGCGCTGCCGCCGCCGCTTCCACGCGCCGCCGGTCCGCCGTTCGCGGGCACGACGTCGATGTCGTGGTGGTCGGCGGTGGCTTCGCCGGTGTCGCCGCCGCGCGCGATTCGATGAAGAACGGCTACTCGACGCTGCTGCTCGAAGCGCGCGACCGGCTCGGCGGCCGCACCTGGACCGCCGACTTCGACGGCGACCAGGTCGAACTCGGGGGCACCTGGATCCACCACACCCAGCCCTTCGTCTGGGCCGAGAAGGAACGCTACGGCCTGGAGATCGAGGAGACCCCCGGCGCGGTGGCGGATACCGGCTACCTGATCGCGGACGGCGAGCGCATCCGGCTGACGGAGGCCCGGTACGTCGAGACCTACGAGGCCTGGCGGCTCTACCACGCGGAGGCGCGATGGATCGTTCCGCGGGCGTGGGACATCCTCCACAACCGCGACGCCGCGCTCGCCGCGGACCGGCTCAGCGCGACGGACCACATCGAGCGGCTCGAGCTCTCGTCCCTCCAGCGGAGCTATCTGCGAGCCGTCATCGCGATCATGGCGAACGGCCAGCCGGAGACGATGTCCTACCTGGAGCTGATGCGCTGGCACCTCGCCGGCGGCGGCTTCCTGCCAACGGTGGAAGACTCCGTCGCGCGCTTCAAGCTGAAGCGCGGCACGCGGAGCCTGCTCCAGGCAATGGTCGCCGACGCGGGATTCGAGGCGAGACTCGAGACGCCCGTCGAGTCCATCCGCGATCGCGGCGACGGGGCCGTGGTGGTCACCGGCGCAGGCGAAGAGATCCAGTGCCGGGCCGTCATCTGCTGCCTGCCGATGAACACGATCGCGGACGTCGCCTTCGACCCTCCGCTCGCCGCCGGCGTGGTCGAGGCGGGCCGGCAGCGCCACGCCGGCGCCGGCTTCAAGCTCCTGCTCAAGGCCGAAGGCGATGTCGGCAATGTCGCCACCTACGCGATCGGCGAGCCGATCGACTTCGTGATGACCTACAAGCAGGCCGCGAACTACACGCTGCTGGTGGCGTTCGGCAAGGACCCCGCCGACCTCGACGTGAACGACGGCGACGCGGTGCAGCGGGCGCTGCGGGCTCACGTCCCGCGCGCGGAGCTGATCGGCAGCATGAGCCACGACTGGAACGGCGACCCGTACTCGCGGGGCACCTGGGCCGTGTACCGGCCCGGCTGGGTGACTCGCCACTACGACGAGTTCCAGCGGGACCGGGGCCGCATCCTGTTCGGCTCGGGCGACCACGGGGAAGGCTGGCGCGGCTTCATCGACGGCGCGATCGGCGGCGGAATCAGGGCGGCGCAGCGGGCGAAGAGCCTGCTCGGCTGA
- a CDS encoding FAD-dependent oxidoreductase, with product MTPTRKARRSGDGISRRDFLSGIPVALTGAALACRDVPAFQREIERESTAAYPPLRTGMRGSHPGSFEVAHELVQEGREWTATETGEAYDLVVVGAGISGLAAAHYFSKQAGPDARVLLLDNHDDFGGHAKRNEFRLDGRTYLMSGGTLYVEAPSQYGDIAGGLLEEIGIDRGRYYESVASVADTYENLGLEQGMFFDRETFGTDVLVAGVGSRPFAEFLADTPLSEAVRADLIRLHGEEQPDYLPDLSPGGKKAYLATISYRDFLLEHAKCDPGVIRFFDHRPKSIYCTGIDAYPARYAWEEGLPGFSGMEIPETPPDLLADEPGGQHGRENQARAYEGDPDVYFPDGNATIARLLVRGLVPGSVPGSTMEDVVTAPLDYGMLDRAGNRTRIRLSSTVIRVEPGQGGPARVTYVRNDRGHTVTAGRVILACWHNIVPHLVPELPKAQRDALSWPVKSPLQYTSVLLRNWRAFTEAGVSYIEAPGGYHTSVGLAEQLSLGDYRTSTSPDEPLVISMYRYPCEPGLSRREQHRAGRMDLLRTTFEAVEANIRDQLNRMLGPSGFDDQRDIAAITVNRWPHGYTYTYNPLFDPPEWAFEAGDDRPVVTARQPFGRVVIAGADAAASPHTDAAIREAHRAVKEVLAAD from the coding sequence ATGACACCAACCCGGAAGGCGCGACGGTCCGGAGACGGCATCAGCCGCCGCGACTTTCTTTCGGGGATTCCCGTCGCCCTGACCGGCGCCGCCCTGGCCTGCCGGGACGTGCCCGCGTTCCAGCGGGAGATCGAACGCGAGAGCACGGCGGCCTATCCGCCGCTGCGCACGGGGATGCGCGGCTCCCACCCCGGCTCGTTCGAAGTCGCGCACGAACTGGTCCAGGAGGGGCGGGAGTGGACGGCCACCGAAACCGGCGAAGCGTATGACCTGGTGGTCGTGGGCGCCGGCATCTCGGGACTGGCGGCCGCGCACTACTTCTCGAAGCAGGCGGGCCCGGACGCCCGCGTGCTGCTGCTCGACAACCACGACGACTTCGGCGGCCACGCGAAGCGCAACGAGTTCCGGCTCGACGGGCGGACCTACCTGATGAGCGGCGGCACCCTGTACGTCGAGGCGCCCTCCCAGTACGGGGACATCGCGGGGGGCCTCCTCGAGGAGATCGGGATCGACCGCGGGCGCTACTACGAGTCCGTCGCCTCGGTAGCGGACACGTACGAGAACCTGGGGCTTGAGCAGGGCATGTTCTTCGACCGCGAGACATTCGGCACGGACGTGCTGGTTGCCGGTGTCGGGAGTCGCCCCTTCGCCGAGTTTCTCGCCGACACGCCACTGTCGGAGGCGGTCCGGGCCGATCTGATCCGGCTCCACGGCGAGGAGCAGCCGGACTACCTGCCGGACCTCTCGCCGGGCGGGAAGAAGGCGTACCTTGCCACCATCAGCTACAGGGACTTTCTCCTCGAACACGCGAAATGCGATCCGGGGGTGATCCGGTTCTTCGACCACCGGCCCAAGAGCATCTACTGCACCGGAATCGACGCCTACCCGGCACGCTACGCCTGGGAGGAGGGCCTGCCCGGCTTCTCGGGCATGGAGATTCCGGAGACGCCCCCGGATCTGCTGGCGGACGAGCCGGGCGGCCAGCACGGCCGGGAGAACCAGGCGCGGGCGTACGAAGGAGATCCCGACGTCTACTTCCCGGACGGAAACGCCACGATCGCCCGGCTCCTCGTGCGCGGGCTTGTTCCGGGCAGTGTCCCGGGATCGACCATGGAGGATGTCGTCACGGCGCCGCTCGACTACGGGATGCTGGATCGGGCGGGGAACCGCACCCGGATCCGGCTGTCCTCCACCGTGATTCGGGTCGAGCCCGGGCAGGGTGGCCCGGCCCGGGTCACCTACGTCCGGAACGACCGGGGGCACACCGTCACGGCCGGACGGGTCATTCTCGCCTGCTGGCACAACATCGTTCCCCATCTGGTTCCCGAACTTCCGAAAGCCCAGCGGGACGCCCTGTCCTGGCCGGTCAAGTCGCCGCTCCAGTACACGAGCGTGCTGCTGCGCAACTGGCGCGCCTTCACCGAGGCCGGCGTCTCCTACATCGAGGCCCCAGGCGGCTACCACACCTCGGTGGGGCTCGCCGAGCAGCTCTCGCTCGGGGACTACCGGACGTCGACCTCGCCGGACGAGCCGCTGGTGATCTCGATGTACCGCTATCCGTGCGAGCCGGGCCTGTCCCGGCGCGAGCAGCATCGAGCCGGCCGGATGGACCTTCTCCGCACCACGTTCGAGGCGGTGGAAGCCAACATCCGGGACCAGCTCAACCGGATGCTCGGCCCGAGCGGTTTCGACGACCAGCGCGACATCGCGGCGATCACGGTGAACCGCTGGCCGCACGGCTACACCTACACCTACAACCCGCTCTTCGATCCGCCGGAGTGGGCCTTCGAGGCGGGCGACGACCGGCCCGTCGTAACGGCGAGGCAACCCTTCGGCCGGGTCGTCATCGCCGGCGCCGACGCCGCCGCGAGCCCCCACACGGACGCGGCGATCCGCGAGGCCCATCGGGCGGTGAAGGAGGTGCTCGCGGCGGACTGA